One window of Elaeis guineensis isolate ETL-2024a chromosome 11, EG11, whole genome shotgun sequence genomic DNA carries:
- the LOC140852475 gene encoding uncharacterized protein, whose translation MMGDGVKQILAKPIKLADQVTKLAGDAPTSRQECLELKAKTERLAALLRQAARAELYERPAYRIMLDTELVLKKALVLASKCRDHGLKRLVFTIIPATAFAKMATQLDNSIADVSWLLRVSATAADDDQLHGLPPIAQNEPILFLIWGHIATLYTGSLAARSDSAAALASLAHDNLHYAKLIIKEDGVGHLLRLVREGRADGQENAARALGLLGRDPEGVDRMLHAGVCSVLTKLLKDGGPMRAQAAAAWAVAELAANYPACQDLFAQNNAICLLVGHLAFETVQEHSRYSIIPSSKDTSIHSVVLATTTNNQLANSYTTIPDPDNSSGGSQFRKPNAQSQIHSVIQSAIASAKSSKHAAATANGAVPSWKPHLSSGFGTKGREAEDPATKAEMKAVAAKALWQLAKNNPAICKSITESRALLCFAVLLEKGSDNVRYHSARALMEIARVAEHNTDLRHSAFKPTSPAAKAVVDQLLRIADTGIFDELLIPSITAVGCLSRTFRAKETRIIGPLVRLLDEREAIVSREAVIALTKFACKENFLRVEHSKAIIEAGGAKHLVQLVYFGDLVQTEALILLCYITLNVPESEELAQAGVPAVLAWASKQRHMVQDPRVDSLLPEAKGRMEALILLCYIALNVPENEELAQSGVPAVLAWASKQGHMVQDQRVDSLLPEAKGRMELYQSRGHT comes from the coding sequence ATGATGGGAGACGGGGTGAAGCAGATCCTGGCGAAACCGATCAAGCTGGCGGATCAGGTGACCAAGCTGGCGGGCGATGCGCCCACGTCCCGGCAGGAGTGCCTGGAGCTCAAGGCCAAGACCGAGAGGCTAGCGGCCCTCCTCCGGCAGGCCGCGCGGGCGGAGCTCTACGAGCGGCCCGCTTACCGCATCATGCTGGACACCGAGCTGGTCCTGAAGAAGGCGCTGGTCCTGGCGTCCAAGTGCCGAGACCACGGCCTGAAGCGCCTCGTCTTCACCATCATTCCCGCCACCGCCTTCGCCAAGATGGCCACCCAGCTCGACAACTCCATCGCCGACGTCTCGTGGCTCCTCCGCGTCTCCGCCACAGCGGCCGACGACGACCAGCTCCACGGGCTGCCCCCTATTGCCCAGAACGAGCCGATCCTCTTCCTCATCTGGGGCCACATCGCCACCCTCTACACGGGCTCTCTCGCTGCCCGCTCCGACTCGGCCGCCGCCCTCGCCTCCCTGGCCCACGACAACCTCCACTACGCCAAGCTGATCATCAAGGAGGACGGCGTGGGGCACCTCCTCCGCCTCGTCAGGGAGGGCCGGGCCGACGGCCAGGAGAACGCCGCCCGCGCCCTCGGCCTCCTCGGCCGCGACCCGGAGGGCGTCGACCGCATGCTCCACGCCGGCGTCTGCTCCGTCCTCACCAAGCTCCTCAAGGACGGGGGGCCAATGAGAGCCCAGGCGGCCGCCGCCTGGGCCGTCGCCGAGCTCGCCGCCAATTACCCCGCTTGCCAGGACCTCTTCGCCCAGAACAACGCCATCTGCCTTCTTGTCGGCCACCTCGCCTTCGAGACCGTTCAGGAGCACAGCAGGTACTCCATCATCCCCTCCTCCAAGGACACGTCAATCCACTCCGTCGTCCTCGCCACCACCACGAACAACCAACTTGCCAATTCCTACACCACCATACCGGATCCAGACAACAGCAGCGGCGGCAGCCAATTCCGGAAGCCCAATGCGCAGTCCCAGATCCATTCTGTGATTCAATCCGCCATAGCCTCCGCCAAATCCTCCAAACACGCCGCCGCAACTGCGAACGGCGCCGTCCCTTCCTGGAAGCCCCACTTATCCTCCGGATTCGGGACCAAGGGGAGGGAGGCGGAGGACCCGGCCACCAAGGCAGAGATGAAGGCCGTGGCGGCGAAGGCGCTGTGGCAGTTGGCCAAGAACAACCCGGCCATCTGCAAGAGCATTACCGAGTCCCGCGCCCTCCTCTGCTTCGCCGTCCTCCTCGAGAAGGGCTCCGACAACGTGCGCTACCACTCTGCTAGGGCCCTTATGGAGATCGCCCGCGTCGCCGAGCACAACACTGACCTCCGCCACTCCGCCTTCAAGCCCACCTCGCCGGCCGCCAAGGCGGTCGTCGACCAGCTCCTCCGGATCGCCGACACGGGCATCTTCGACGAGCTTCTGATTCCCAGCATCACGGCTGTCGGGTGCCTGTCGAGGACCTTCCGGGCGAAGGAGACGAGGATCATCGGGCCGCTGGTGCGGCTGCTGGACGAGAGGGAAGCCATCGTGTCGAGGGAGGCGGTGATTGCCCTGACCAAGTTCGCGTGCAAGGAGAATTTCCTTCGCGTCGAGCATTCCAAGGCCATCATCGAAGCCGGAGGGGCCAAGCACCTCGTCCAGCTGGTGTATTTTGGGGATCTGGTCCAGACCGAGGCGTTGATCCTCTTGTGTTACATCACCCTCAACGTACCGGAGAGTGAGGAACTCGCACAGGCAGGCGTCCCTGCGGTGCTCGCCTGGGCTTCGAAGCAGAGGCACATGGTGCAGGACCCGAGGGTGGATTCCTTGTTGCCGGAGGCCAAAGGTAGGATGGAGGCGTTGATCCTCTTGTGTTACATCGCCCTCAACGTACCGGAGAATGAGGAACTCGCACAGTCAGGGGTCCCTGCGGTGCTCGCCTGGGCTTCGAAGCAGGGGCACATGGTGCAGGACCAGAGGGTGGATTCCTTGTTGCCGGAGGCCAAAGGTAGGATGGAGCTCTATCAGTCACGAGGACATACCTGA